The Streptomyces sp. NBC_00286 nucleotide sequence GCCCGCTGATGAGTTCACGTTCCAGGGCGCGAGCAGCCTTGGTGTACGGGTCGTCGGGGTCGGCGTCGGCGAGCATCTTCGCCGTGAAACGGACGAAGCCTCCGAGCGGCGAGTGTCCGTCGATGATGGGGAACGGCTTCCATTCCTCGCCGACGCCGGTTAGTTCGTAGAAGTCACCGTCCTCGTACTTCGGGTGGGTGAGCAGCTCGGCGTCCACGTAGCTGAGACGGTCCACGGCTCGGCGGACCTGCGAGACGAGGCTGTGGCCCCGTCCCTTCGGATCCGGACGTACGCAGAGCAGCGCACTGTAGTCAGGCGGCCAGGTGGAGTTGACGATGTCCAGGTGCATCGGGTTGTAACCGGCGCCCGTCGCGCGCATCGGGTCCTTCGCCAGATTGGTGCCGAGAGGCTTCCACAAGGGCCAGCGGTCGAAGGCACGCAAGGGCCTGGCGATCAGGGAGAGCAGCGCGGTGATGACGCGGGCGTCGTACTGGATGCCGGTGGCATCGAGGAGTTCGGCCAACTCCAGGACGGCGAAACCGTCACCGTCCGGGGCATTCAGCAGCTGGTCACACGTGGCGGCGAACTCCGGAACGTGCGGAAGATCCGCCATGGCCTGGCGGTAAGCGGTCATCGTCGCAGCGGACAGCAGGCCGTCGGTGAGCTGCCAGTCAGGCAGGGCCGACGCGCAATGCGCCAGGCCGGCGACGAGGTCCTTCGGCAGTTTCACCCGGTATTCGGGCAGCGGTGGTGTCGACATGGCACTCCTCGAATCGGAGAGATGTGTGGTGAAGGGCGATGTACGGGGACGAAGGGGCGGGCGGCGATCAGGACGGGAAGACACACCAGGCGACGGTTCCGTCGTCGGTGAAGCCCCAACTCCCGCCCAGCTCGCCGACGAGGGCGTCACAAGCCACAGGCCGCGTCCGCTCTCCTCGTCCGGGCCGACTCGCTTCGAGCGGGGGATGTCGGACGGCGAGTGGTCGTTGACCTCGAGGCGCACCTGGCCGTCGACGTGTCTCAGACGGAGGCCGACCGTCGTGCTGCGTCCATGGAGGACCGCGTTGCTGATCAGCTCCGAGATCACCACCTCCGCGGATTCGACCCGTACCGCCGGCATGCGGCAGACATTCCGGAGCCAGGTGATGCCGATGCGCCGGGCGTGCTCGACGCGTGACGCATCTCGTACGAAGGCGACGTCGACGGAGGAGTGCTGGTGCCCGTGGTGCTCCTGTTGCCCATCGTGCTCTGCGGCTGCATGAGTCGCGGATGTGGCGCAGGCGCCTACAGCGAGCGCGGGAGCTGCTGAGGCTGTCGTCGGAACTGCAGGCACCATTGCCCAGTCCTTCCGCAGGCGAGGGGAGACCGGGAGCGCAGAGGCGCTCTCCATGGCCCAATCACCGTGCCCCGTGGGAAAGTTGCTTCGCAACGAAAAGGCTCTAGAAATTTCTTCGAGAACGAAAGTGGCACATGACTCCGCAAGCGCATGGTCTGTTGCAGCGCGCGTATCGCGTGTCAGACTGCGCGCATCGCGGCTTCGGCGAACGCAAGCGATGGAGGGGCGAGCACATGGCGGCCAAACCCAGACCGACCGTGCGGCGCATCGAACTCGGTTACGAGTTGCGGCAGTTGCGCGAACAGGCAGGGATGACGCTCGAGGACGTCGTCGGAAGCGGCGCAGTCAAAGGCTTGTACGTCACTAAGCTCCACCGTGTCGAGAAGGGGCTTCAGGACCTCCGTAGCGCCGGCGATCTGCGCGCCCTTCTGGAGCTGTACGGCGTGACCGACGACGGCGACGTGGAGCAACTGCTGGGGATCCAGCGGGACGGCGCGAGTCAGGACTGGTGGACGCCCTTCCGGTCCACGATGCCGTCGGGCATGCCGCGCTTCGTCGGGATCGAGACGGCGGCACGGGAGACGTGGGCTTTCCACCCAGCGCTCGTACTCGGGCTGCTGCAGACCCAGGCATACGCCCGCGCGCTGTACGAACTCGCGAAGCCGATCGAGGAGACCACCAGCGAGTTCATCGACAAGAACATCCAAGTCCGCATCAAGCGCAAGGAATTCCTCACCAGGGACGAGGAGCCTCTGCGGCTGAGAGCCGTTCTGTACGAACCGGCCCTGCGGTACGTGGTCGGCGACACGGACGTGATGCGGGAGCAGTACGACGAGATCGCCAGGCTGGCGTCCCTGCCCAACGTGAGCGTTCAGGTCCTTCCCCAGACCCTTCGGGGATACCTGTCCGTGCACGACTTCAGCATCCTGCACCTGGACGACGGAATGCCGACCTCGGTGCAGGTGGACAACGCGTGGAGCGCCACGTCGGTCTCCGACAAGCCACGCGAAGTCGGACGGTTCACCCGGAAGTTCAACGCCCTCACGGCGTCCGCGCTGCCGCCGGAGGACACGCCAGAGTTCCTGCAACAACTC carries:
- a CDS encoding helix-turn-helix domain-containing protein, which encodes MAAKPRPTVRRIELGYELRQLREQAGMTLEDVVGSGAVKGLYVTKLHRVEKGLQDLRSAGDLRALLELYGVTDDGDVEQLLGIQRDGASQDWWTPFRSTMPSGMPRFVGIETAARETWAFHPALVLGLLQTQAYARALYELAKPIEETTSEFIDKNIQVRIKRKEFLTRDEEPLRLRAVLYEPALRYVVGDTDVMREQYDEIARLASLPNVSVQVLPQTLRGYLSVHDFSILHLDDGMPTSVQVDNAWSATSVSDKPREVGRFTRKFNALTASALPPEDTPEFLQQLMREITK
- a CDS encoding TauD/TfdA family dioxygenase, with product MSTPPLPEYRVKLPKDLVAGLAHCASALPDWQLTDGLLSAATMTAYRQAMADLPHVPEFAATCDQLLNAPDGDGFAVLELAELLDATGIQYDARVITALLSLIARPLRAFDRWPLWKPLGTNLAKDPMRATGAGYNPMHLDIVNSTWPPDYSALLCVRPDPKGRGHSLVSQVRRAVDRLSYVDAELLTHPKYEDGDFYELTGVGEEWKPFPIIDGHSPLGGFVRFTAKMLADADPDDPYTKAARALERELISGQRRFPLGRGDLLIVNQHLSCHGREALGDGQEDVPEDERRLLLQIFLRREEALS